A genomic stretch from Nilaparvata lugens isolate BPH chromosome 8, ASM1435652v1, whole genome shotgun sequence includes:
- the LOC111055053 gene encoding ubiquitin thioesterase OTU1 — protein MAALSLKLKTKDGQIVISTLTSLNTIAELKALLSSVTKIPTTDLHVLFGYPPTPLDLTSNEKTLEDCGLKSGDTLIVEKKESTSSDGDLFYESRRHIDDLQSEATGILMKRVVPADNSCLFTSVGFVLGGKVDTEGASFMREIIAKSVADDPENYSEAILGKPNRDYCNWILKPDSWGGAIELAVLSKFYGIEIAVVDTVNAIINRFGEDQNYDHRAFLIFDGIHYDPLYMETLDHNSSIQTIFPRNDDRILQEAEQLAIEAKSSRQYTDVNKFTLLCRDCDVKLSGSRAATTHANETGHTNFSEITR, from the exons ATGGCAGCattaagtttgaaattgaaGACTAAAGATGGACAAATTGTTATCAGCACTTTGACATCTTTGAATACAATAGCTGAACTCAAAGCTCTTCTGTCATCTGTTACTAAGATTCCTACAACTGATTTGCATGTTCTGTTTGGTTATCCACCTACTCCTCTAGACCTAACCTCAAATGAGAAAACATTGGAAGATTGTGGTCTTAAATCTGGCGATACTTTAATTGTTGAGAAAAAGGAAAGCACTTCCTCGGATGGTGATTTATTTTACGAAAGTAGAAGACATATTGATGATCTCCAATCAGAAGCAACTGGAATTCTAATGAAGAGAGTTGTTCCAGCTGACAACTCGTGCTTATTCACTAGTGTAGGGTTTGTTCTAGGAG GTAAAGTCGATACTGAGGGTGcaagttttatgcgagaaatcATTGCCAAATCGGTAGCTGACGATCCGGAAAACTATTCAGAGGCCATTTTGGGCAAACCGAACCGCGATTACTGCAACTGGATTCTGAAGCCAGACTCGTGGGGTGGTGCAATTGAACTGGCAGTGTTGTCAAAGTTCTACGGCATCGAAATTGCTGTCGTCGATACTGTCAACGCCATTATTAATCGCTTCGGTGAAGACCAAAACTACGATCATAGAGCTTTTCTCATTTTTGATGGAATACATTACGATCCCTTGTACATGGAGACCCTTGAC CACAACAGCTCTATCCAGACGATATTTCCAAGAAACGACGACCGCATTCTGCAAGAAGCTGAACAGTTAGCGATTGAAGCCAAGTCGAGTAGACAGTACACGGATGTTAATAAGTTCACACTGCTGTGTCGCGACTGCGATGTGAAACTGTCCGGCTCCCGAGCTGCCACCACCCACGCCAACGAAACCGGTCACACCAACTTCAGCGAAATCACCAGATGA